A genome region from Scyliorhinus canicula chromosome 16, sScyCan1.1, whole genome shotgun sequence includes the following:
- the aurkaip1 gene encoding aurora kinase A-interacting protein: MFLSRLALQLVKAPKFLGTPSVLVSATQQWKALSRNCDAQPRQIKMKPQRWCTLELELEEFLIPRKLSISPLESWLTIRYCVPRLDQSHDQIIGLSVQHPSQQYDCPSAEGVLHFGEKGEVIDYSIDKIQCKNVLKIRRRKMNRHKYKKLLKRTKFLRRRIKENRRRRRQVKFEKDLKKIWKRAGLKKPPEGWQAPKIFLKRYGKSE; this comes from the exons ATGTTTCTGTCAAGGTTGGCTTTGCAACTTGTGAAAGCACCTAAATTTCTTG GAACTCCatctgttcttgtttctgctacTCAGCAATGGAAAGCACTATCCAGAAATTGCGATGCACAGCCTCGTCAAATCAAGATGAAACCGCAGCGTTGGTGTacactggagcttgagctggaggAGTTCCTGATTCCACGGAAATTGTCCATCAGCCCATTAGAAAGCTGGCTCACGATTAGATACTGTGTACCCAGATTGGATCAAAGCCATGATCAAATTATTGGGTTAAGTGTCCAGCATCCTTCTCAGCAGTATGATTGCCCTTCAGCTGAAGGAGTTCTGCATTTTGGAGAGAAAGGAGAAGTGATCGATTATAGTATAGATAAAATCCAGTGTAAAAATGTACTGAAAATTCGCAGAAGAAAAATGAACAGACACAAGTACAAAAAATTGCTAAAGCGTACAAAGTTTTTACGTAgacggatcaaggaaaaccgcaGGCGAAGGCGACAA GTCAAGTTTGAGAAAGATTTGAAGAAAATCTGGAAGAGAGCTGGACTGAAGAAACCACCAGAAGGCTGGCAGGCACCAAAGATATTTCTGAAACGATATGGAAAGTCTGAATGA